In Flavobacterium luteolum, the DNA window GTTTTCATATTTTTTATTGGTTTAAAATCGAAAATTGTCAGAATCTTAACAGGATGTTTAAACAGGAATGAGTATATTTCATTCCTGTTTTTTTATGCAATAAACTGAAAAAAATATTTAGCCACAGATTTCACAGATTAAAAAGATTATATTCTTGTGAGAAAAAATGTTGCCACGAATTCCACTAATTTTCACGAATTAAAAATTTTTAGAATAGGGAATAAAATTTGTGAAAATTAGTGGAATTCGTGGTGAGAAAAAAAATCATTTTAATCTGTGTAATCTGTGGCAGAAAAAAAACTATTATAAACCGAATACCACTCATATGAAAATATCCAAACTTCAAGCCTTTACTCCGTTATTTTATTTAGTGTGGTCAGATGATTTACTGACGCAAAAAGAGTTTACAACTTTACAAGGATTTATAAATTCTCTAAATGTATTATCTCAAGAAGAAAAAGAATATTTACTTTCTAAAGTAGATATTTCAAATCCGCCTTCGCGAAATGAACTCACACAATGGAAATCGGATATTGAAAAAAGCATTCAAGATAAATCTTCAGTTAAGTCCATTTTTGATATTGCAAAAGCACTTTCAGGAACCGATTTAGATTTAACTCCAATAGAATCTGATTTCAAAAAACTGGAAAATGATTTAGGAATTTTGGGTGAAGAAGCGCTGCAAAACTTTAAAACCAAAGCAGGCTCTTTTACTGCCGATTCTCATACTAATGCTAGTTTTGATATTCAGAAAATCACTCAGATTTTAGACGGAAAAGAAGCCACAATAATCAAAAGAGTAAAATCGGTGATTTCAAGACCCGAATTTGCGTATGAAACTTCTACCGATATTAACGTTTTCAGACAAACCGTTTACAAATGGTGTAAAATTCTGGCCGATGAAAACCTCGGAAGTATGGCATATCCGAAGGAATACGGAGGAGGGGGAAATGTAGAAGATTATTTTGCGATTATGGAAACGCTGAGCTATCACGATTTAAGTCTGGTAATTAAATTTGGTGTTCAGTTTGGACTTTGGGGAATGAGCGTTCAGTCTCTTGGAACTGAAAAACATTATGCTAAATATTTAAAAGATATTGGCTCGCTGAAACTTCCTGGCTGTTTTGCTATGACCGAAACACATCACGGATCGAACGTAAAAGGTTTAGAAACTACAGCAACTTACAATCATAGCGATCAGACTTTTACTATTCACACACCAAATAAAAATGCGCAAAAAGAATATATTGGCAACGCAGCTGTTCACGGACAAAAAGCAACTGTTTTTGCGAAATTAATTATTGACGATCACGATTATGGTGTTAATGCGTTTGTGGTTCCGTTACGCGATCCAAATGGAAATGTCGTAAATGGCGTAACAATTGGCGATTGTGGTCATAAAATGGGATTAAATGGCGTAGATAATGGAACGATTAGTTTCGATAATGTAGTAATTCCGAAAGAAGATATGCTTGATCGTTTTGCTTCTGTGAATGAGAAAGGCGAATTTGAAAGTCCGATTCCGAGTGATAATCGTAGATTTTTTACCATGTTAGGCACTTTGGTAGGAGGTAGAATCGGGATTCCGCGTTCAGCTTTAGCAGCAGCAAAATCTGGATTGACAATTGCCATTCGTTACAGCGATCAAAGAAGACAATTTGGACCAGAAGGCGGATCTGAAGTTCCGATCTTAAATTATAGAATGCATCAACGCAGATTGTTGCCGCCTTTGGCTAAAACATATGCGGTTCATTTTGCATTACAATATCTAACCAACAGATTTTTAAATAGAACGGAAGCTGAAATGCAAGAAATTGAAGCTTTGGCTGCGGGAATGAAATCGTATTCAACTTGGAGCACGAGAGATATTTTGCAGGAATGCCGTGAGGCGTGTGGAGGAAAAGGATATTTATCTGAAAACCGAATCGATGCACTTAAAAATGACACGGAAATCTATACCACTTTTGAAGGCGATAATACGGTTTTGATGCAATTAGTGGCTAAAAATCGTTTGGCAGAATTCAGAAAATCGTTTGGAGAAATGGGTTCGCTTGGAATCATTAATTACGTATATGAAAATGCAAAAACAGCTATTGCTGAGAAAAATCCAATTGCAACCAGAAGAACAGATGATGAGCATTTGTTAGATAGTGAATTTCATCTTCAGGCATTTGTTCACAGAGAAAAGACAATCTTGGCTTCTGCAGCGCGACGCATCAAGAAATTGATTGATGGCGGACTAGAGCCTTATGATGCATTTAATGTCGTTCAGCATCAAATGATTGATGTTGCACAGGCGTATCTAGAAAGAATAGTTCTAGAACAATTTCAGCTTGCAATAAAAGCGGTTGAAGATGAACCATCAAAAGCAATTTTGACGAAACTGAATCAGCTGTACGCACTTTCTACAATCGAAAAAAATAAAGCTTGGTATTTGGAAGACGGTTATATGGAAGCAGTTAAAACCAAAGCAGTCCGTAAAATTGTAAATCAGCTTTGCTGGGATATTCGTCCTGATGCTGTAGCTCTGGTAAATGCTTTTGATATTCCAGAAAGCTGTTTGGCAGCGCCAATTGCGGTTTAATTTTAAACCATATAAGTAATATAAGTTTAAAAAAAATCTTTGCCAAAGTTTTAAACTTTGGCAAAGATTTTTTTATACCATTAAAGTTTAAGACATAAAAGTAATGATAACATAAAAGCCTTTATATCATTGTTTTATTAAAATAGTTTGACTTTTCAAATTCTTGGACATTCATAGAAATTACAGAAACTTCTGGAAGCAGAGCATTCAATTTTGTAACAATTACTTTTGATAGGTTACCTTTTTGTTCATCATTTCGTCCTTCCATAATATAGCTGAAAACATGGATGAAATCATCTAAGGTATTTCCGTTGTTATAATTTGTAAAAGGATTAATACGAACTTTAATTTCCGAAGCAGTAAAAAGATCAATTGATAAAGCGGCATCAAAAACTCCCTGTATTATTTCGTCTGCAGCTAGTCGGCGCAGCACATTTTCTGAACAGTCAATTATAAAGTGTGGCATAATTTTTAAGTTTTATAGGGTTTGTTGAAACAAAATTATAAAAAAGCTCCCTTGTAATATTTTAGAATACACACTTTATTATATTTGTATATCTTATTTTATTTTTTTGTCAGTTTGAAAAATCTATTTCTTTCCCTTTTTACAGTTCTTATTAGCTTTCCTCTTTTTGCATCGGAGAGCACAGATGTTATTTTAAAAGAGCTAAACGAAGCAATCAAAAATAAACAGCATTACGTAAAAATTAAAGAAGAACGAATTGCGAACTTCAAGAAAATTAAATCTGAGAATCTTACCAAAGAACAGGAGTATAATTACAACAAAACGCTTTATTTAGAATATCAGAAACTAAACTCAGATTCAGCTATTCAATACGTAAAAAAGAACCTCAAAATTGCAGAAGAACTTCAAAATAAAGAGCTTTTCAATTTGGCCCAATTGGAATTGGTAACGCTTTATTCCTCTTCTGGAAAATACCGTGAATCTGAAGCCATTTTAAAGAGTATTAATAAAAAAAGCCTTCCTGCTTCTTTACTCCCAAATTATTTTATTTCGTATCGTGAGTTTTTCGAGCATTACGCTGCAAATAGTTACAGTCCTGAATATAGAAAACAGATAGGAAAATATAGAGATTCATTATTAAGTATTCTAAATCCGAATACATTGGATTTTCAAATTAATAGAATTCAGCAGGATATTTTTATTGATAAAAAATACAATGATCCCAAAAAGCAATTATTGGCTTTATTGAATAAAACAAAAGAAGAAAGTCCGCAATATGCAATGATTACGTATTTATTAGGGAAAATTGCAGAAGCCACACATGATTTAGAATACAGAAAGAAATACTACGCGCTTTCGGCCACTTCAGATATTAAAAATGCCAATAAAGACAATGCTTCCTTGCAGGAACTGGCTTTGGTTTTTTACGAAATAGGAGATGTTGATATGGCCTACAAACTCACGCAATCTGCCATTGAAGACGCGCTTTATTGCAATGTTCAGTTCAGGACTTTGCTCATGTCTGAAGTATATTCGATTATCAATACCGTATATTTAGAACGTGAAGCGCAGAGAAAAAGCGAATTACAGATTTACTTGCTTTGCATTAGTCTGCTTTCTTTGTTTTTGATCGTTGCGGTTATTTACGTGTATATACAGATGAAAAAGGTTTCCAGAATTCGATCAGAACTTTATGAAACCAGTCAGAAATTAGCCGAATTAAACAAAGATATTACCGAAACAAACAGTCAGTTGCAGGAAAGTAATCTGCAATTGTCTGAATCTAATTTGGTAAAAGAAGAATATATAGCACATTTCTTTAGCCTTTGTTCGACTTACATCAATAAATTGGAAAATTACCGTATCATATTAAACAAGAAAGCAACGGCAAAACAATTTGATGAAATTTACAAAATTCTAAAGTCAACTACTTTGGTTGATAATGAATTAGAGGAATTGTATAAGAACTTCGATATTATCTTTTTAAACTTATATCCAACATTTGTCAAAGATTTCAATGCTTTATTAATACCAGAAGAACAGATTGTTCTCAAGCAAAATGAATTGCTAAATACCGAGCTTCGAATTTTTGCTTTAATCAGATTAGGAATTACTGATAGTGTTAAAATAGCGGCATTTTTACGTTATTCTTTAAGCACAATTTACAACTATCGCACAAGAGCTCGAAATAAGGCTGCAGTTTCGCGAAATGATTTCGAAGAAAAGGTCATGAAAATAGGTTCAAAGACTTTGAAAGTGTAAAAAATAGTTTTAAATCTACTACTTTTTTTAGTGATTTTAAAATGTTAAGTTTTTGTAATTCAATATTTTAGTTTTTTAATCTACTACTTTTTTCTGTCTAAAAATGTAACATGTACTATAACGTTTTAGTTTTACAATATGATAAAAAAAGTTTTTCGGTAAGAAGACTTTCCTATTATAAACTAATGCTTTAATAAATACTGTTATGTTAAAAAACGTTAAAACAATTGTTGTTTTACTTTTACTAAGTTCTGTTGGAATGAATGCCCAGAACAAAGTGCCAGTTTATCTAGACGATAAAAAACCGATTGAAGAGCGTGTAGAAGATGCGCTTAAACGAATGACTACCGAAGAGAAAATTGCCATGATTCATGCGCAATCTAAATTTAGTTCTCCAGGTGTAAAACGTCTTGGGATTCCAGAAAACTGGATGACCGATGGACCACACGGAATTCGTGCAGAGGTAAAATGGGACGAATGGGATCAGGCAGGATGGACAAACGATTCTTGTATTGCTTTTCCAGCGCTTACGGCACTTTCATCAACATGGAACAAAGAATTGGCTTCTTTATATGGTAAATCTATTGGAGAAGAAGCACGTTACCGCAACAAAAACGTATTATTAGGGCCTGGTGTAAACATTTACAGAAGTCCATTAAACGGACGTAACTTCGAATATATGGGAGAAGATCCGTTTTTAGCTTCAAAAATGGTTGTTCCCTATATTAAAGGAGTGCAGTCAAATGGAGTTGCGGCTTGCGTAAAACATTTTGCTTTAAACAATCAGGAAACTAAACGTAATTCTGTGGACGTAATTGTTGACGATCGTACATTGTACGAAATTTATCTTCCAGCTTTTAAAGCTGCAGTTCAAGAAGGTGATGTTTGGTCAATTATGGGCGCTTACAATAAATACAAAGGACAGCAATGCTGCCATAACGAATATTTGTTAAACGATATTCTTCGCGGAGAATGGGGCTTCAAAGGAGTTGTAGTTTCTGACTGGGGTGGTGTTAACGATACTAAACAAGCTATACATAATGGATTGGATATGGAATTTGGTTCTTGGACAAATGGTTTGTCTTGGGGAACAAGTAATGCTTATGACAACTATTATTTAGCAAAACCATATTCTGAAATGATCAGAAAAGGAGAAATTGGAACAAAAGAATTAGATGAAAAAGTGCGTCGTATTCTTCGTTTATCTTTCTTGACGACTATGGATAGAAATCGTCCTTTTGGATCTTTTGGAACAGAAGAGCACGCTATTGCAGGGCGTAAAATTGCTGAAGAAGGAATTGTTTTATTGCAAAACAACAACAACATTTTGCCAATCAATCTTTCTAAAACTAAAAAGATTGCTGTAATTGGAGAAAATGCTATTAAAATGATGACTGTTGGTGGAGGAAGTTCTTCACTTAAAGCTAGATACGAAATCACACCATTAGAAGGTTTGAAGAAAAGAATCGGAAATCAAGCTGAAATTGTATACGCAAGAGGTTATGTAGGAGATCCGACAAGTAACTATAACGGAGTTATAGCTAAAGTAAGCTTAGAAGATAAACGTTCTCCTGCTGAGTTAACG includes these proteins:
- a CDS encoding glycoside hydrolase family 3 C-terminal domain-containing protein codes for the protein MLKNVKTIVVLLLLSSVGMNAQNKVPVYLDDKKPIEERVEDALKRMTTEEKIAMIHAQSKFSSPGVKRLGIPENWMTDGPHGIRAEVKWDEWDQAGWTNDSCIAFPALTALSSTWNKELASLYGKSIGEEARYRNKNVLLGPGVNIYRSPLNGRNFEYMGEDPFLASKMVVPYIKGVQSNGVAACVKHFALNNQETKRNSVDVIVDDRTLYEIYLPAFKAAVQEGDVWSIMGAYNKYKGQQCCHNEYLLNDILRGEWGFKGVVVSDWGGVNDTKQAIHNGLDMEFGSWTNGLSWGTSNAYDNYYLAKPYSEMIRKGEIGTKELDEKVRRILRLSFLTTMDRNRPFGSFGTEEHAIAGRKIAEEGIVLLQNNNNILPINLSKTKKIAVIGENAIKMMTVGGGSSSLKARYEITPLEGLKKRIGNQAEIVYARGYVGDPTSNYNGVIAKVSLEDKRSPAELTAEALKVAKDADIVLFIGGLNKSPNQDDEGHDRNELNLSYGQDKLISDLAKVNKNIVFVNISGNAIAMPWIKEVPGIVQGWFLGTEAGNALANVLVGDVNPSGKLSFTFPVKLSDNGAHALGEFPGGDSVKYNEGIFVGYRWADKNKIKPLFSFGHGLSYTTFAYGKVTADKKQMNAGDKITFSVNVKNTGSREGSEVVQLYISDLKSSLPRPVKELKGFEKVALKAGEEKTVTFTVDKTALSFFDDKKHDWVAEPGDFEAIIGASSTDIKSKVNFSLK
- a CDS encoding DUF6377 domain-containing protein, which translates into the protein MKNLFLSLFTVLISFPLFASESTDVILKELNEAIKNKQHYVKIKEERIANFKKIKSENLTKEQEYNYNKTLYLEYQKLNSDSAIQYVKKNLKIAEELQNKELFNLAQLELVTLYSSSGKYRESEAILKSINKKSLPASLLPNYFISYREFFEHYAANSYSPEYRKQIGKYRDSLLSILNPNTLDFQINRIQQDIFIDKKYNDPKKQLLALLNKTKEESPQYAMITYLLGKIAEATHDLEYRKKYYALSATSDIKNANKDNASLQELALVFYEIGDVDMAYKLTQSAIEDALYCNVQFRTLLMSEVYSIINTVYLEREAQRKSELQIYLLCISLLSLFLIVAVIYVYIQMKKVSRIRSELYETSQKLAELNKDITETNSQLQESNLQLSESNLVKEEYIAHFFSLCSTYINKLENYRIILNKKATAKQFDEIYKILKSTTLVDNELEELYKNFDIIFLNLYPTFVKDFNALLIPEEQIVLKQNELLNTELRIFALIRLGITDSVKIAAFLRYSLSTIYNYRTRARNKAAVSRNDFEEKVMKIGSKTLKV
- a CDS encoding 5-carboxymethyl-2-hydroxymuconate Delta-isomerase; the protein is MPHFIIDCSENVLRRLAADEIIQGVFDAALSIDLFTASEIKVRINPFTNYNNGNTLDDFIHVFSYIMEGRNDEQKGNLSKVIVTKLNALLPEVSVISMNVQEFEKSNYFNKTMI
- a CDS encoding acyl-CoA dehydrogenase, giving the protein MKISKLQAFTPLFYLVWSDDLLTQKEFTTLQGFINSLNVLSQEEKEYLLSKVDISNPPSRNELTQWKSDIEKSIQDKSSVKSIFDIAKALSGTDLDLTPIESDFKKLENDLGILGEEALQNFKTKAGSFTADSHTNASFDIQKITQILDGKEATIIKRVKSVISRPEFAYETSTDINVFRQTVYKWCKILADENLGSMAYPKEYGGGGNVEDYFAIMETLSYHDLSLVIKFGVQFGLWGMSVQSLGTEKHYAKYLKDIGSLKLPGCFAMTETHHGSNVKGLETTATYNHSDQTFTIHTPNKNAQKEYIGNAAVHGQKATVFAKLIIDDHDYGVNAFVVPLRDPNGNVVNGVTIGDCGHKMGLNGVDNGTISFDNVVIPKEDMLDRFASVNEKGEFESPIPSDNRRFFTMLGTLVGGRIGIPRSALAAAKSGLTIAIRYSDQRRQFGPEGGSEVPILNYRMHQRRLLPPLAKTYAVHFALQYLTNRFLNRTEAEMQEIEALAAGMKSYSTWSTRDILQECREACGGKGYLSENRIDALKNDTEIYTTFEGDNTVLMQLVAKNRLAEFRKSFGEMGSLGIINYVYENAKTAIAEKNPIATRRTDDEHLLDSEFHLQAFVHREKTILASAARRIKKLIDGGLEPYDAFNVVQHQMIDVAQAYLERIVLEQFQLAIKAVEDEPSKAILTKLNQLYALSTIEKNKAWYLEDGYMEAVKTKAVRKIVNQLCWDIRPDAVALVNAFDIPESCLAAPIAV